A region of Pseudorasbora parva isolate DD20220531a chromosome 14, ASM2467924v1, whole genome shotgun sequence DNA encodes the following proteins:
- the LOC137040338 gene encoding interferon-induced protein 44-like has product MKKRGNLSMDSLTSNLPEDKKKQLCALLGNVELTLLYKASVHGYNASAFHQRCDRQGPTLLVAYNLSGYIFGAYTSVDYAQTGRDITDDEAFLFNCEAKIPVCIKVNSGHNARRDDSGMPTFGQQLYFCYKNQPVVVNQGHNAFNAYKAYGMTNNPFNFTPATLYGNDAQLTECEVYKVEQKKDPQISAKMKPWRNVQWTEKQREGLMKMIRNHKPMTASVSRVRILMIGPVGAGKSSFFNSINSVFMGRITSKAMSGSAGTSLTTQFRTYPVKDGREGKPLPFVLCDTMGLEEQSGAGLDIDDVSSILQGHVPDRYKFNPTTPFQPDEQKASRPASLQEKIHCVMYVIDATKISLMSSKLEEKLAAIRKKVNSLGIPQMVLMTKVDEACLDVEEDLQNVYITSYIKTKFQEVSSRLGVPVSCVLPVKNYSQELELELNCDVLLLTALQQMLNFADDYLDDVAPV; this is encoded by the exons ATGAAAAAAAGGGGAAACCTCAGCATGGACTCCCTCACTTCTAATTTACCAGAAGATAAAAAAAAGCAGCTCTGTGCATTGCTGGGGAATGTTGAACTGACTCTTCTCTACAAAGCTTCAGTTCATGGATATAATGCTTCTGCCTTCCACCAGCGATGTGATCGTCAGGGTCCAACTTTACTTGTAGCCTACAACCTTTCAGGCTACATCTTTGGTGCATACACTAGTGTAGATTATGCTCAAACTGGCCGGGATATTACAGATGACGAAGCTTTCCTGTTCAACTGTGAAGCCAAGATCCCTGTGTGCATCAAGGTTAACAGTGGCCATAATGCACGTCGTGATGACTCTGGAATGCCCACCTTTGGCCAACAGTTGTACTTTTGCTACAAAAACCAACCAGTTGTGGTAAATCAAGGACATAATGCATTTAATGCATATAAAGCATATGGAATGACAAATAATCCATTCAATTTTACTCCTGCCACACTGTATGGGAACGACGCTCAACTGACTGAATGTGAGGTGTACAAAGTGGAACAGA AAAAAGATCCTCAGATCAGTGCCAAGATGAAGCCATGGAGGAATGTTCAGTGGACAGAAAA ACAAAGAGAAGGGCTTATGAAAATGATCAGGAATCATAAACCCATGACGGCATCTGTGAGTCGGGTCAGAATCCTAATGATCGGTCCTGTAGGTGCTGGAAAATCCAGTTTCTTCAACTCCATCAATTCTGTCTTCATGGGCCGCATAACCAGCAAAGCCATGTCAGGATCTGCAGGCACTAGTCTCACCACACAG TTTCGCACATACCCAGTGAAAGACGGGCGTGAGGGAAAGCCATTGCCATTTGTGCTGTGTGACACCATGGGACTCGAGGAGCAATCGGGTGCAGGACTGGATATTGATGACGTCAGCAGCATTCTTCAAGGTCACGTACCAGACCGCTATAAA TTTAACCCCACAACACCATTTCAACCGGATGAGCAAAAGGCCTCCAGACCCGCATCTCTACAGGAGAAGATCCACTGTGTGATGTACGTGATAGACGCCACCAAAATCTCCCTCATGTCCAGCAAACTGGAGGAAAAACTTGCTGCCATACGCAAAAAAGTGAACTCACTGG GCATTCCCCAGATGGTCTTGATGACTAAAGTAGATGAAGCATGTCTTGATGTGGAGGAAGATCTTCAGAATGTTTATATCACTTCTTACATCAAGACGAAG TTTCAGGAGGTGAGCTCTCGGTTGGGTGTGCCGGTGTCTTGTGTGTTACCGGTGAAGAACTACAGTCAGGAGCTGGAGCTGGAGCTGAACTGTGACGTCCTGCTTCTCACCGCTCTTCAGCAGATGCTCAACTTTGCAGACGACTATCTGGATGATGTTGCTCCTGTGTAG
- the rab11ba gene encoding RAB11B, member RAS oncogene family, a: protein MGTRDDEYDYLFKVVLIGDSGVGKSNLLSRFTRNEFNLESKSTIGVEFATRSIQVDGKTIKAQIWDTAGQERYRAITSAYYRGAVGALLVYDIAKHLTYENVERWLKELRDHADNNIVIMLVGNKSDLRHLRAVPTDEARAFAEKNNLSFIETSALDSTNVEEAFKNILTEIYRIVSQKQIADRSMHDESPGNNVVDISVPPTTDGLKGNKFQCCQNL, encoded by the exons ATGGGGACCCGTGACGACGAATACGACTATTTGTTTAAAG TGGTACTCATTGGAGACTCTGGTGTGGGAAAGAGTAACCTGTTGTCCCGTTTCACTCGGAATGAGTTCAACCTGGAGAGCAAGAGCACCATTGGTGTGGAATTCGCAACCCGCAGCATCCAGGTGGACGGCAAGACCATAAAGGCTCAGATCTGGGATACAGCAGGACAGGAGCGCTACAGAGCCATCACATCAGC GTACTACCGGGGTGCAGTTGGAGCTCTTCTGGTCTATGACATCGCAAAGCATCTGACTTACGAAAATGTGGAGCGCTGGCTGAAGGAGCTGCGGGATCACGCGGATAACAACATTGTCATCATGCTGGTGGGCAACAAGAGCGATCTGAGGCACCTGAGGGCCGTGCCCACCGATGAGGCCAGAGCTTTTGCAG AGAAGAACAATCTCTCCTTCATCGAAACATCGGCTTTGGACTCCACAAATGTGGAGGAGgcatttaaaaacatactaacaG AAATCTATCGGATCGTGTCACAGAAGCagatcgccgacaggtccatgCATGACGAGTCTCCCGGGAACAACGTAGTGGACATCAGCGTTCCGCCCACTACCGATGGGTTAAAGGGCAACAAATTTCAGTGCTGTCAGAACCTGTGA